Within the Nocardioides humi genome, the region CTCGCTCTCCACCTCGAACGACGAGATGTTCTCGCCACGGCGGCGGATGGTGTCGCCCATCCGGTCCACGAAGAAGTACTCGCCGTCCACCTGCCGGAAGGCGTCGCCCGTGTGGAACCAGCCGTTGCGCCAGGCCGCGGCCGTCGCCTCCGGCCGCCCCAGGTACTCGGTGGCGATGGTCCACGGCTCGGCGCCGCGCACGACCAGCTCGCCGACCTCCCCGTCCGGGACCTCGAGGTCGTGCTCGTCGACGAGCCGGACCTCCATCCCCGCACGCACCCGTCCGGAGGTGCCGTCCCGGGCCGGGTTCGGCCCCGAGATGATCGGGATCGAGATCTCGGTCATGTTGTACATCGCCACGACCTCGACCCCGAACCGCCCGGCGAACGTCGCCGCGTCCGACAACGGGATCATGAAAACCCGCCGCAGCGAGTGGTCCCTGTCGGCGGCGGACGGCTCCTGCTTGCTGAGATAGGTCGCCATCACCCCCAGCAGGGTCACGTGCGTCGGCCGGGTCGCCCGGACGAGGTCCCAGAAGTCCCCGGTCCGGAAGCCGGAGGTCAGCACGATGCTGCCGCCCAGCACCACCGCCGCGTTGACCCCGATCGTCCCGCCGGCATGGAACAGCGGCAGGGTCACCAGGTACCTGTCCTCGGCGCCGAAGTCGCCGGCGAAGGCCGCCTGCGCGCACGCCGACAGCTGTGCGTAGGAGCACACGACGCCCTTCGAGGCCCCGTGGTGCCGGAGGTCAGTACGACGGCGTAGGGGTCCCACGGCATGACGTCCGGCCACGCGGCCGGCTCCGGCGGAGGGTCGCGGTCCAGCACGGAGGCGTCGTGCACCCGCAGCCCGCCGACCGTCCCCGTCCCGCCGACGACGATCACGTCGGTCAGTCCCGCGTGGTCGACCGTCTCCAGCCGGTCGAGGAGATCCGCGTGCACGACGGCCACCGACGCGTCCGAGAGTGCGACGGAGTGCTCCAGGAGACCACCGCGATAGGCGGTGTTGAGCGGCACGAGCGCGGCTCCCAGGAGGTTGACGCCGAGCCACACCCGCAGCGCGTCGGAGCCCGTGGGCAGCCACGAGACGACCCGGTCCCCCCGGCCGACCCCGACGCGACGCAGGGCATGGGCCACCCTCTCGGCCTCGTGCAGGGTCTCCCGGTAGGTCCATCGCCGGCCGTCCTCGAACACGACGAGGGTGCGGTCCGGGTGCTCGGCCGCGCGACTCCGAAGGGCCTGCGGCAGCACAGCCGCGTCGCTGGTCAGCCAACTCGCGTTCATGGGTCTCCTGTCGTCGTTGTCGATGATGCAGGTGGGATGGGCGCTGCGCACGCCGGGTCACCGCCGGCGCGGGTCCAGGAGCCGCTGCGCCTCCTCGCCCACGATGTTGAGCGCGAAGACGGTGAGGGCGATCGCCGCGCCGGGCACGAAGATGCTCATCGGCGCCCGCTCGAGGAAGGTGTAGGAGCGCGCCAGGATGGTGCCCCAGGAGGCCGTGGGCGGCTGGACGCCGAGCTGCAGGAAGCTCAGGCTGGCCTCGGCGATCAGCGCGAAGCCCATCAGCACGGCCAGCTGGGCGATGATCGGCTGGACGACATTGGGCACGACGTGGGGAAGGATCATCCGCCGCACGCCGCGGGCCCCGAACGACGATGCCGCCTCGATGTAGGTCTGCCCCGCCACGGCCATGGTCTGCGCCCGCGTCAGACGCACCACGACCGGGGTCAGCACGATGCCGACGGCGGCCATGGCGGTGGTGATGTCGGGCCCCAGCATCGCGGTGATGCCGATGGCGAGAACGAGGGCGGGGAAGGCCATGACGGTGTCCAGCAGGCGCATGAGGACCGCGTCCGGCCACCCCCCGACGTACCCCGCCAGGATGCCCAACGGGAATCCCACGACCACCGCGATCCCGACGGCCAGCAGCGCCGCGAGGATCGAGACCCGCGTGCCGTGCAGCAGCCGGCTGAGGACGTCCCGTCCCAGGTCGTCGGTGCCCAGCGGGTGCTCCCCGCTGGGCCCGAGGAGGACGGAGGTGAGGTCCTGCTGGTTCGGCGCGTGCGGCGCGAGGACGTCGGCCAGGAGCACCACGGCGACGACGACGGCGAGGATCCCGTAGCTGAGCCAGATCACGGCCGACGGGCGTGGGGCGGTGCGGACGGGCCGGCTGAGCGTCGTCGCCATCACGAGATCCTCGGGTCCAGGAGGCGGTAGGAGATGTCGACGACCAGGTTCGTGACCAGCACGATGACCGCCGCCAGCAGCACCACGGCCTGGATGACGACGTAGTCGCGCTGGTTCGTCGCCTCCACGACGAGCGAGCCGATGCCGGACAGGCCGAAGACCGACTCGACCACCACCGCGCCGCCGACGAGGTGCGACACCTGGATCCCCAGGATCGTCGCCAGCGGCAGGCTCGAGTTCTTCAGGGCGTGCTGCCACACGATGGAGCGGCGGGACAGGCCCTTCGCACGCAGGGTCCGGACGTAGTCGGAGCCCAGATTCTCGATCATCGCCGACCGCACCTGCCGGCATATCTCGGCGGAGCCGACCATGCCCAGCGCGATCGACGGGAGGACGAGCGCGCGGACGGCGTTCGCCGGGTCGTCGCGGAAGTCCACGCCACCCGGCCCGGGGAGCCAGCCGAGCTGCACGGCGAACACGGCGATCAGCATCATGCCCAGCCAGAAGTTCGGGATGGCGATCCCCGCCGTCGCCGCGGTCGTGAGCAGACGGTCCGCCCAGCTCCCGGGACGCTGCGCCGCGGCGATCCCGCTGGGGACGCCGATCACGACCGCCACGAGCAGCGCGAAGAGCGTCAGCAGCAGGGTCACCGGAAGGCGGTCGAGCACGATCTCGGCGACGGGCTGCCCCGTGCGATAGGACGTCCCGAGGTCGCCGGTGACCACGCCACCGACCCACTCCAGGTAGCGGGCGAGCACCGGCTGGTCGAGACCCAGGTCGCCGCGGATGGCGGCCAGCCTCTCCTCGCTGGCGTACTCGCCGGCGAGCGCGACCGCCTGGTCGCCCGGGATCAGCTGCTGCAGCAGGAAGGCGACCAGGGTCGCGAGCAGCAGGGTGGGCGCCGTCCACATCAGCCGGGACGCCACGGCGGAGGCGATCCTCACCGGGCACCTCGCATCGCTCGCGGGTCGGCCGGGACCGGGCCGTAGAGGTCCGCGACGCGCAGGCACGCCGAGGCGCCGCCGCTCTCGACGGGGACGAGGACCGGCAGGTCGCGCGCGCAGGCGGCGCTCGCGTGCAGGCACCGGGGATGGAAGCGGCACCCGCTGGGCGGCGCCAGCGGGCTGGGGACGTCGCCGCGCAGCACGATCCGATCGCCCCCGCCGGGCTGGTGCACGTCGGGCCGCGCCGAGAGCAGGGCCTCCGTGTACGGATGGCGCGGCGCCTCCAGCAGGTCGTCGGCCGCGGCGGTCTCGACCAGCTTGCCGAGGTACATCACCGCGACACGGTCGGCGATGTGGCCGACCACCCCGAGGTCGTGGCTGATGAACACGACCGTCAGGTCGTGCTCGTCCTTCAGGTCGCCGAGGAGGTTCAGGATCTCCGCCTGCAGCGCCACGTCCAGCGCGGCGACGGACTCGTCGCAGACGATCAGCCGCGGCCGGGTCACGAGGGCCCGGGCGATGTTGACCCGCTGCTTCTGACCGCCGCTGAGCTGGTGGGGATAGCGATCGTGCAGGTGGGCGGGGAGCCCGACGTCCGCCAGCGCCCGCCGGGTCAGCTCGTCGCGATCGCGCCGTTCGCCACGGCGCAGGACGTCGAGCGGCTCACGGACGCTCTGGTGCACCCGCCGGCGCGGGTCGAGCGCGCTGTGCGGATCCTGGAACACCATCTGGACCTCGCCGGTGAAGTCGTGGCGGCGCTGCCGCGGCATCCGCGCCACGTCCTCGCCCAGCCACGAGACCGACCCAGCGCTCGTCGGGACCAGACCCAGCATCGCGCGCGCCAGCGTCGACTTCCCCGAGCCGCTCTCCCCGATCAGGCCGAGCGTCTGCCCCTGGACGATGTCCAGGCTCACCCCGTCGACGGCCGACACGCTCCGCCGCCGCCCGAGGGGGAAGCGCACCGCGACGTCGTCGAGCCGCATCAGGACGGTCATGTCCCGCTCCCCGCGAGATGCAGCTCCTCGGCACGTACGCACCGGACCTGCCGACCGTCGGCCATCGGGCGCAGGTGGGGCGTCGCGCCGCACGCGGACCGCGCGTGCGCGCAGCGGTCGGCGAAGACGCAGCCCTCGACGACCCGCCCGGGCGGCGGCACCACACCGGGAATGGTCGGCAGGCGGCCGCCGCGGTGCTGCGGAGCGGGCAGCGCGGCGAGCAGACCGGACGTGTAGGGGTGGAGCGGACGGGCGAGCACC harbors:
- a CDS encoding ABC transporter permease; translation: MATTLSRPVRTAPRPSAVIWLSYGILAVVVAVVLLADVLAPHAPNQQDLTSVLLGPSGEHPLGTDDLGRDVLSRLLHGTRVSILAALLAVGIAVVVGFPLGILAGYVGGWPDAVLMRLLDTVMAFPALVLAIGITAMLGPDITTAMAAVGIVLTPVVVRLTRAQTMAVAGQTYIEAASSFGARGVRRMILPHVVPNVVQPIIAQLAVLMGFALIAEASLSFLQLGVQPPTASWGTILARSYTFLERAPMSIFVPGAAIALTVFALNIVGEEAQRLLDPRRR
- a CDS encoding oligopeptide/dipeptide ABC transporter ATP-binding protein; this translates as MTVLMRLDDVAVRFPLGRRRSVSAVDGVSLDIVQGQTLGLIGESGSGKSTLARAMLGLVPTSAGSVSWLGEDVARMPRQRRHDFTGEVQMVFQDPHSALDPRRRVHQSVREPLDVLRRGERRDRDELTRRALADVGLPAHLHDRYPHQLSGGQKQRVNIARALVTRPRLIVCDESVAALDVALQAEILNLLGDLKDEHDLTVVFISHDLGVVGHIADRVAVMYLGKLVETAAADDLLEAPRHPYTEALLSARPDVHQPGGGDRIVLRGDVPSPLAPPSGCRFHPRCLHASAACARDLPVLVPVESGGASACLRVADLYGPVPADPRAMRGAR
- a CDS encoding ABC transporter permease, encoding MRIASAVASRLMWTAPTLLLATLVAFLLQQLIPGDQAVALAGEYASEERLAAIRGDLGLDQPVLARYLEWVGGVVTGDLGTSYRTGQPVAEIVLDRLPVTLLLTLFALLVAVVIGVPSGIAAAQRPGSWADRLLTTAATAGIAIPNFWLGMMLIAVFAVQLGWLPGPGGVDFRDDPANAVRALVLPSIALGMVGSAEICRQVRSAMIENLGSDYVRTLRAKGLSRRSIVWQHALKNSSLPLATILGIQVSHLVGGAVVVESVFGLSGIGSLVVEATNQRDYVVIQAVVLLAAVIVLVTNLVVDISYRLLDPRIS